The genome window TCGGGGCTATTTTAGTAATAGGTGGAAGTGAGTATTTAAGATTTTTAGATGAGAGTATGAATATTTTTGGCTATGAAACTCCTGCTATGCCTGGTCTTAGAATGGTTGTATTTTCTGTTATATTGATTTTAGTAATGCTTTTTGCAAGAAGAGGGATAATGGGTGATAAAGAATTAACGGATATTTTATTTAAGTTTTCTAGAAGGAAGAAAAAATGATTTTAGAGCTTAAAGAAATTCATAAAAATTTTGGTGGAGTTAATGCTATAACAAATACTTCTTTTACTATTAAAGAAAGTGAAATTTTTGGACTTATAGGCCCAAACGGTGCAGGTAAAACCACTCTATTTAATATTATCACAGGAAATTATAAGCCAAGTAGTGGGGAAGTCTTTTTTCTGGGAAACAAAATTGATCATTTAAAACCACATAAGATAGTTCATCTAGGTATCGCAAGAACTTTCCAAAATATCAGACTTTTTTCTAGCATGAGCGTTTTAGAAAATGTATTGATTGGCTTTGATAAGAGTATTAAATATAATATTTTTGAAGCCTTTTTGCATTTGGGAAGATTTTCTAAAGCAGAAAAAAATGTAAAAAAAGCAGCTTATGAAATTTTAGAACAGCTCAATATCGCTCATTTGGCCGATGAAAAAGCTACTAGTTTAAGTTATGGTCAGCAAAGAAAAGTTGAAATAGCAAGGGCTTTGGCAACAAATCCTAAGCTTTTATTGCTAGATGAGCCAGCAGCAGGTATGAATTCTACAGAAAGTGATGATTTAGCTGAGTTGATTTTTAACATAAGAGATAATAAAAAAATTAG of Campylobacter lari contains these proteins:
- a CDS encoding ABC transporter ATP-binding protein, with the protein product MILELKEIHKNFGGVNAITNTSFTIKESEIFGLIGPNGAGKTTLFNIITGNYKPSSGEVFFLGNKIDHLKPHKIVHLGIARTFQNIRLFSSMSVLENVLIGFDKSIKYNIFEAFLHLGRFSKAEKNVKKAAYEILEQLNIAHLADEKATSLSYGQQRKVEIARALATNPKLLLLDEPAAGMNSTESDDLAELIFNIRDNKKISILLIEHDMKFVNKLCDRVMVLDYGRTIFEGKPNDAVQNPEVISAYLGDFNASS